GGACGCGAAGACGGTCCTTTATGGGATGCCGATGGACTGGACGGTCAGTTTCCGTCCAGGCTCACGCTTCGGTCCGAACCGAATCCGTGAAGTCTCGATTGGACTCGAAGAATATAGCCCTTATCTTGATGGTGATTTGACGGAAGCAGCCGTCTATGACGCCGGTGATATCCCGCTCCCGTTCGGGAATGCCCAGAAATCACTCGACATGATCGAGTCGTTCGTCAAAGACATCATCAAAGAAGGCAAGTTCCCACTCGGTATGGGGGGAGAACACCTCGTCACATGGCCGGTCATCAAGGCGATGCATGATGCGTACGGGGATGATTTCGTCATCTTGCACCTCGATGCGCACACGGACCTCCGTGACGACTATGAAGGTGAGCCATTGTCGCACTCGACACCGCTCAAAAAAGCGGCCGAACTCATCGGACCGTCGAACTGCTACTCGTTCGGAATTCGTTCTGGGATGAAAGAAGAGTTCGACTGGGTCAAAGAAGTCGGCTATAACATGTATAAATATGAAGTGATTGAACCGCTCAAACGCGTGTTGCCGACGCTCGCCGGGAAGAAAGTGTACGTCACGATCGACATCGACGTCCTCGACCCGTCGGCGGCCCCGGGAACGGGTACGCAAGAAATCGGCGGCATCACGACGAAAGAGTTGCTTGAAGCAGTGCACGCCATCGCGAACGCCGACATCGACATCATCGGTGCCGATCTCGTCGAAGTGTCACCAGCATATGACCAATCGGACATGACGGCCATCGCCGCCGCGAAGATTCTTCGCGAGATGATGATCGGATTCGTGAAGTAACGATGCCGAAAAAAGGTCAGCTCGAAATGGAACTGAGTGCTCGGATCACACAATGGGAGAAAGAGTATCTCGGGCGCGGCTCTTTGACGTGTAAAGCAGACCTGCTCCGCGACTTGGCCATCGTGACGCTTCAGGGCGTCTTGACCCCGGCCGAGTATGAACTGGCCGCCAAATCGGCCGGTCGTGAGCAATTGAAGAAATATCGCAATAACCTCGTCGAATCAGGGCGGGCCCAACTCGAGGCGATTTTACATGACGTGCTCGGTCGGCGTCTCGTCTCGCTTCACACGGATATCAGCACGAAGACAGGGGAACGCCTCATCGTCTTTCGACTTGATGCACCATGGGATGGCGGGATTGACAAGCCGTGACGACATTTTTACACTAGAAGCAGAGACGGTTCAGGATTGGGAAGTGTCCGTGCGACATTCCCGTCGTCCTGTTCCGGAGCTGCCGAACTAAATACCCGACAGTTGTCGGCTAGACGGAGCGAACGTGTTCGAGCCGTCGGCATGCAGCGCACACCTCTCTTTGGTGTGCGCTTTTGTCGTCCAGGAGGAAAAGATGGAACAATTGATGTTTTTATTGACGAGTGCCCCGGTGCTCCTATTCGTGACAGGTGTGATTGCCGCTCTCGGCAAATCGAATTTGAAGATTCCTGAGTCACTCAGCATCACGCTCAACCTATACTTACTGCTTGCCATCGGATTGAAAGGAGGGATGGGGCTCGCCTCGGTATCGATGGACGAGTTGGCGTTCCCGCTCGCCGTCACGCTCGTGCTTGGTCTCGTACTTCCGCTCGTCGCGTTCGGCCTTGGAGCGTTCTTGAAGTTCACGTTTCCGGAGCGCATTGCCATGGCCGCGACGTTCGGTTCGGTCTCGCTCGTGACGTATGTCGCTGCGACGGCGCAGCTCGAACGTCTCGGCATCAGTTATGAGCCGTTCATGACAACACTCGTCGTCGTCCTCGAAATTCCGGGTCTCGTCGTCGCACTGTTGTTATACAATCAAAGCCGCGTCCTCGGCATCACGGCGGCACCGACTCAATCGCTCACCGTCATCCGTGACAGTCTGCTCTCGAAAAGCATCTTGCTGCTTTTGGCTGGTCTCATCGTCGGGCTGGTCACCCCGGATACGTCGGCATTAACCCCGTTTTTTGTCGATTTGTTCCCAGGCGTGTTGCTGTTGTTCTTGCTCAGCCTCGGCGTAAAGGTCGGTCATCAGCTGAAGACGCTACCGTCGTACGGGATGAAGTTTTTAGTCGCCGGGATGACGTTTCCGCTCGTCGGCGCGGCCATCGGTTTTCTCGCTGCCGGAATGGCTGGACTGTCTGATGGGGGAACGATTCTGCTTATGACGCTCGCGGCGAGCGGGTCGTACATCGCCGCACCGGCTATGCTCCAAGCATCGGTCCCGGAGGCGGAGCCGTCGTTTTATTTGACGCTCGCCCTCGCCGTCACGTTCCCGTTCAACTTGCTCATCGGCATCCCGCTATTCATTTCGATCGTCACTTGAACAAAAGCCCTGTCTCACGATGAGACAGGGCTTTTGTTATTGGGTGATCGTCTGTTCTTCCATGCATTTTAATGCGGCCGTCCAACTGCCGAAGAGGGCGTTGATGGTCGACGTGCTCGGCACGTTGCGTCCTTCGGCCCATTTCCGGTAATGCAGAATACTGAAGTGGGACAATTCATGTTTCGCGACGCGGAGGGCTTCGATGACATCTTCTTCGTCCCATTTCCGTTTCGGCGGGGCGATGTCGAGGACGAACAAGGCGTAGCTCCAAGATCCATATTTCCGGGCGATCGTCGCGACTGTCGGATAACCGCGTTCTTGGGCCCAGATGGCGTAGTGCTGGGACGTGAGACGTTCGAGTTCTTCGGACGCTTCAATCAAGGCTTGGATGATGCGCTCTTCATTGTTTTTCGCGGCGGTCGTCTGAAGTTTCGCTTCCCGGAGCGCGTTCGACCAAGAGCCGAAACGGCTGCTGATCAACGTGAGCGACGGGGAGCGTGTCACTTTCGACCATTCCCGATACGTTTGGCTCGTGAAGAGCGGTAACTCCTCGGCAGCTTGATTCAACGCGCGGAGGATGTCTTCATCCGAGTAGTAATGGAACGACATTTGGATTTGGGCAGCGGCGAGCGCCTCGCGCCAAGACCCGAACTGATGGATGACGGTGGAAAGGGACGGGACATTTTTGGTTTGCGACCATACACTATACCGTTTCGAATCGAGCTCGGCATGTTCTTGAGCAGCTAACTGCAACGCTTGTACGATTTGAGGGCGTGTCCATTTTTTCATCTTGGTGTCTCTCCTTTGGAGGGAGACGCAGCGAGCGTCTCGGAAGGTCTCTTGGTGTGAATGAACAGCATGTATTGGTTGAAGAGTCAACGAGCTAGTCAAAAAGGATGCTTATGATCGATTTCTACCTCCTTATGTGGCGTTTTAGCTAAGCTCAAAATAATGTAAACGATACCCAATTCGGGTTATATGTATTTCCATTTCCCGTTTGTCCGACAATTATTCATTATGTGAATGAAATCATGATAATAATTTCGTGAACTCCTTTTTCGCATCTATGTCGTTAATGAGAAAAAGCTCGTTTTATCTTTAAACTTGTTGAGGATAGTCGGGTAGTTTACTAGCATCGACGCATCTTTTGCGCATTCCAACTTACACCACGAACGAACAACTCAGACTCTTGGAGGTGCGAACTACCATGGCAACACTTGTGAACGTCTATCGGAAGAATCAACGCAATTTGCTCTTTTTATGTCTCGATATCTTGATCGTCTCGTTTGTATTGTACGCGACGTTTGAACTGATGTTCTCCACGATCACGTCGTACGCGGCACTCGAATCGAGCGAGATGTTGATGATGGTCGCCATTAAAATCGTCAGCTTCAGTCTCGTCGGAAGCGTCTTGAAGATTCATCGCATCGACTGGCGTTACGCTTCGGTCCATGAGATGAAACAAGTCGCCATCGCCTTACTGAGCAGTGACTTGGTGTTGTACGCCTACAACCAGTTTCACTTCGGGGCTGGCCTTGGGATGATCATCGCCGTACAAGGGTTGCTCGCATTCAACCTCATCTTGTTCACCCGCTTCTTAGCCCGCAACCATGTGTTTGACGTGTTCAAACCCCATTCGAACCATCCGGGACGAAAAGCACTCATCATCGGAGCCGGGGATTCCGGACAGTTGATTGTCCGCGAGTTGAAGGAGCATCGGACGACCGTCCTCTGCGTCGTCGGTCTGCTCGACGACAACCCGCAACTGCAGACACTCTACGTCCACGGCGTCCCGGTCCTCGGGATGACGGACGATTTGGAACGCATCATTCAAGAACATGGTATCGAAGTGGTTATTTTGGCCATTCCAAGCTTGCCTTATACACGGCGTCTCGCCTTGCTGAAACGAATCGAGAAGACAGGAGCCGAATCCCACGCCTTGCCGATGATTTCGGAACTGGCGACCGGAAAAGTCTCCATCAACGAAATTCGCGAAGTGAAAATCGAGGATTTGCTAGGACGTGAGCCGGTTCAATTGGACATATCTGGAATATCTCGCCATGTCGAAGGCGCGACTGTGCTCGTCACTGGCGCCGGTGGATCAATCGGCTCGGAGTTGTGTCGCCAATTGATCAAATTCGCCCCGGCAGAAATGATTCTCCTCGGTCATGGGGAGAACAGCATTTACTTGATTGAGCGAGAGTTGCGTGGGCTCGGCACGGAGACGATCCTGCATCCGGTCATCGGGGATGTGCAAGACGAAGCTCGGCTCGAAGATGTGTTCCGCACGTACCAGCCGGACATCGTCTATCATGCCGCCGCTCACAAACATGTGCCACTCATGGAAGACAATCCGCTCGAAGCCGTCAAAAACAATATTTACGGGACAAAACATATGGTCGATGTCGCGGCCCGGCATAACGTGAGCCGCTTCATCATGGTCTCGACCGACAAGGCGGTCAATCCGACGAACGTGATGGGCTCGACAAAACGAATCGCCGAGATGGTCGTCCAAGAGAAAGCCCGAACGAGCGAGACGATCTTCGCAGTCGTACGCTTCGGAAATGTCTTAGGCAGTCGCGGCTCGGTCGTACCGCTCTTTAAAGAACAGATTCTCCGGGGCGGACCGGTCACCGTCACCGATCCTGAGATGACCCGCTACTTCATGACCATCCCGGAAGCGAGCCGGCTTGTCATCCAAGCGAGCGTCTTGTCCAGAGGGGGAGAGATTTTCGTGCTCGACATGGGCGAGCCGGTCAAAATCATCGACTTGGCGAAGAAAATGATCGAGTTGAGCGGTTTTACGACCGAACAGATCGACATTGAAGTCACCGGCATTCGTCCGGGTGAGAAGTTATATGAAGAATTGCTCGCCGCGAGCGAACTCGGTCCAGAAGCGAACGTCTTCCCCAAAATCTTTGTCGGCCGGACCCGTCCCTTCACGACCGTCGCTTCCGTGCTGCACCTGATTGAGACGTTACGAGACGACCAAGAGGCCCTGACCTACCTGCTGCTTTTTATCGCCAATAGTGACGACCTCGACCGAGACATCGATCGTCTCTTTACACATGGCGTGAAGCGAATGCGTCCTCATATCGCCGGGACACGCCTCGCTGACGGAAATTGAAGGTCATAACGAGTGAAGAGGGGGAGAATGATGGTCGATCAAACGGTTCTTATTGTCGGGGTAGCCAGTTTCCAAGGGTTTCATATCGCACGTCGGCTATTGCAGGAAGGATTTGATGTCGTCGGGATTGACGATGAAGGGCGGCACAAGACGCGAATCGCCAAACAGCGGCTCTACGTTCTCACCCACCCGCAGTTCCATTTGATCCGTTCAACGCTCGCGAACAAGACAGTCATGCGCAGCGTTTTGAATCGACACGAACCGAGACACATCATCTTATGTTCGACCCGTCGCCATAACGGAAGTGAAGAGCCGCTGGAACGTTACGAGTTGATGAAACGCTACATTGCCATCCAAACGAAGCGGGTCCCGGTTGAATCGTTCATCACGTTCGACTTGCCTGTAAAACAGGAGGACGGGGAACGTCCGGTGATCCATCTGTTCACAGAAGACGTATTCGGACCTTGGGACGATGCCTCGACGCTAGTGTCAAAGGCCATTGTCGCCGTCGACCGCGGTGTCCGACTCTCAGGGTATTACGCGACGGATATCATCAACGTCTCCTATATCGATGATGTCGTCGAATCGGTCGTCCGCTTGCTTCGCTTGATTCAAACCGGGATGTCGCCAGTCGGATATTTCCAAATCCCGGCCTCCGACTACGTGAACGTCCAAACGTTACTGTCCGACATCGGACATATCCTCAACAAATCGGCGAAGACGTCGTTGCCGATGCGCGAGTCGGTACTTCGGCAGTCGGCCGTTCCGACGCTCGACACGCTGATCGGCTTCAGCCCGAGCACATCGCTGTTTGAAGGACTCGAGCAAGTCGTCGATTGGTATATCTCGTATAAAACCATGATGAAGGAGGGCATCAAATGAACATCCTATTATCGAAGCCCCATATGTCGGGCCGTGAGATGGCCTACATCGAAGAGGCGTTCGCGAGCAATTGGATCGCCCCGCTTGGACCAAACGTCAACGCGTTTGAGGCGGAAGTCGCCGCTTACGCAGACCATCCGTACGCCTTGGCGACAAGCTCAGGGACGGCTGCCCTCCATTTGGCGCTACTTACGCTCGGCGTCGGGACAGGGGACACGGTCTTCTGTCAGTCACTCACGTTCGTCGCATCGGTCAATCCAATCCGTTACGTCGGCGCCATTCCGGTCTTTATCGACTCGGAAACGACGACGTGGAATATGTCGCCAGACGCACTTCGGAAAGCGCTCGTCCAAGCCGCGACGAAAGGAAAGCTTCCGAAAGCGGTCATCGTCGTCCATCTGTACGGCGTCGTCGCGAAAATCGGTGAGATTCGCCACGTCTGTCGTGAGTTCGGTGTCCCATTGATCGAGGACGCGGCCGAATCACTCGGCTCGACGTGGCACGGGCAAATGACGGGAACCATCGGGGACATCGGGTTTTATTCGTTCAACGGCAATAAAATCATCACGACATCAGGCGGCGGCATGCTCATGGTGCCGAATGAGGAAACGAGACAGTTGGCGCTCAAGTTGGCCACGCAAGCTCGGGAAGACGCGCCGCATTATGAGCACGAACAAGTCGGCTATAACTATCGATTGAGCAACGTCTCGGCCGGGATCGGTCGGGGACAGCTCGAAGTGATTGAGCAGCGCGTTCAAGCACGACGTCGCGTGTTTGCCCGCTATGAGCATATGTTCCGTCAGCTCGGGGCGACGTATCAGCAAGAAGTCCCGCACTCACGGGCCAATCGTTGGCTGACCGCCATGCAGTTGGATCAGACAGACTTGCACCGTGACACGGTGATGGAGCGACTTGCCAGTGCCGGCATCGAATCTCGTCCTGTCTGGAAACCGATGCATCTGCAACCGGTGTATCGCGATGCCGAATATGTGACGGTCGATGGAGAAGATGTCAGTCGGCGTCTGTTCGAGAATGGGATTTGCCTTCCATCGGGATCCGACTTGACCCTCGGGGAACAACAGCAAGTCATCCAGACCGTGCTCGATACGCGCTCGATCGTCACGGAACAAAGTGTCTGAGGAGGACGAACGATGAACCGGGAAGCAGAGATCATTCAAGCGCTTCGAGCCGCTGCATCTCTGACTCCGACCCTCACGGTTAAACAATATCAGCTCTGGAGCCGAGACCGGGACGTCCCGACATTTCTCGACGTTCTCAATTTTTACGGGTCATGGACCGGCGCCTTGAAAGCAGCCGGACTCTTAGAAGCCCGAAAGCGCTATACCCAACAAGAACTCGTTGCAGCACTTCGGCTCGCACTTGAACAGGAAGGGAAGTTGACGAGCACCCATTACCAACAATGGGTCAAAGATCATCCCGGTCCTTCCCTAGGTGATATTATTTCCCATTTCGGGTCTTGGAGTCTGGCCGTGAAAACGGTAGAGCGTTTAGAGGAGCTCCATTTTACCGTCCAGCCAGAACGTGAAAAAGCAGAAATCGTTCAATCGTTGCTAGAAGCAAGTCGGGTCGTCGTGCCATTCAACGCGATCACCTATCAAAAATGGGCGAAACAACATAAACGACCAAGTGTCGCCAAAGTATCCCGTCGGTACGGCTCCTGGAAACGGGCGCTCGCCGAACTAGAGCTTCCTGAGTCGTGTGAAGGAAAGAAGTGAAGACAGAGGAGGGGTCTCGATGAACGGAGCGTTTGTCATCTCACTAGATTTTGAATTGAACTGGGGCACGTTTGACGGTACGACGATTGAGGCGTATGGCGATAATTTACTCGGGGTCCGGCAAGTCGTACCGAGCTTGCTCGACTTGTTTGCCGCGCACCAGATTCATGCGACTTGGGCGACGGTCGGATTCCTGTTCTATGAGACGAAAGCAGAGCTATTGAAAGACTTGCCGACGATTCAACCGGCGTATCGGCATCCCGAATATTCTTCATACAATTGGATGCAGCACGTCGGGGCGGACGAGGCGGTCGACCCGTATCACTTCGGGAAATCACTCGTCGATCAAATCGCGGCGACGCCTGGTCAAACCATCGGGACGCATACGTATTGTCATCTATCTTGTTTAGAAGAAGGAGTGACCATCGAGGCGTTCAAGGCCGATCTCGAGGCGGCGAAGCGGGTGGCCGCACGTCGCGACTTATCCATTCAGAGCATCGTCTATCCGCGCAATCAATCGAGCCCGGCGCATTTCCAAGCGGCACAAGAAGTCGGAATCGATGTCTATCGCGGCAATGAGACCCATTACATTTATCGGGCCGATGCGAGAAGGGATGAGGGATTAGGACGACGGGCTCTTCGTCTGCTTGATGCCTACGTCAATTTGACGGGCCACCACACGGTCTCGTGGGCAGCCATTCGGCAATCATCTCCTTATAACGTCCCATCGAGCCGATTCCTTCGACCTTA
This sequence is a window from Exiguobacterium mexicanum. Protein-coding genes within it:
- a CDS encoding DUF2294 domain-containing protein — translated: MPKKGQLEMELSARITQWEKEYLGRGSLTCKADLLRDLAIVTLQGVLTPAEYELAAKSAGREQLKKYRNNLVESGRAQLEAILHDVLGRRLVSLHTDISTKTGERLIVFRLDAPWDGGIDKP
- the speB gene encoding agmatinase — its product is MIKRFDEAYSGKVFIASLPEVTDAKTVLYGMPMDWTVSFRPGSRFGPNRIREVSIGLEEYSPYLDGDLTEAAVYDAGDIPLPFGNAQKSLDMIESFVKDIIKEGKFPLGMGGEHLVTWPVIKAMHDAYGDDFVILHLDAHTDLRDDYEGEPLSHSTPLKKAAELIGPSNCYSFGIRSGMKEEFDWVKEVGYNMYKYEVIEPLKRVLPTLAGKKVYVTIDIDVLDPSAAPGTGTQEIGGITTKELLEAVHAIANADIDIIGADLVEVSPAYDQSDMTAIAAAKILREMMIGFVK
- a CDS encoding aminotransferase class V-fold PLP-dependent enzyme, with amino-acid sequence MNILLSKPHMSGREMAYIEEAFASNWIAPLGPNVNAFEAEVAAYADHPYALATSSGTAALHLALLTLGVGTGDTVFCQSLTFVASVNPIRYVGAIPVFIDSETTTWNMSPDALRKALVQAATKGKLPKAVIVVHLYGVVAKIGEIRHVCREFGVPLIEDAAESLGSTWHGQMTGTIGDIGFYSFNGNKIITTSGGGMLMVPNEETRQLALKLATQAREDAPHYEHEQVGYNYRLSNVSAGIGRGQLEVIEQRVQARRRVFARYEHMFRQLGATYQQEVPHSRANRWLTAMQLDQTDLHRDTVMERLASAGIESRPVWKPMHLQPVYRDAEYVTVDGEDVSRRLFENGICLPSGSDLTLGEQQQVIQTVLDTRSIVTEQSV
- a CDS encoding polysaccharide biosynthesis protein; protein product: MATLVNVYRKNQRNLLFLCLDILIVSFVLYATFELMFSTITSYAALESSEMLMMVAIKIVSFSLVGSVLKIHRIDWRYASVHEMKQVAIALLSSDLVLYAYNQFHFGAGLGMIIAVQGLLAFNLILFTRFLARNHVFDVFKPHSNHPGRKALIIGAGDSGQLIVRELKEHRTTVLCVVGLLDDNPQLQTLYVHGVPVLGMTDDLERIIQEHGIEVVILAIPSLPYTRRLALLKRIEKTGAESHALPMISELATGKVSINEIREVKIEDLLGREPVQLDISGISRHVEGATVLVTGAGGSIGSELCRQLIKFAPAEMILLGHGENSIYLIERELRGLGTETILHPVIGDVQDEARLEDVFRTYQPDIVYHAAAHKHVPLMEDNPLEAVKNNIYGTKHMVDVAARHNVSRFIMVSTDKAVNPTNVMGSTKRIAEMVVQEKARTSETIFAVVRFGNVLGSRGSVVPLFKEQILRGGPVTVTDPEMTRYFMTIPEASRLVIQASVLSRGGEIFVLDMGEPVKIIDLAKKMIELSGFTTEQIDIEVTGIRPGEKLYEELLAASELGPEANVFPKIFVGRTRPFTTVASVLHLIETLRDDQEALTYLLLFIANSDDLDRDIDRLFTHGVKRMRPHIAGTRLADGN
- a CDS encoding sodium-dependent bicarbonate transport family permease, producing the protein MEQLMFLLTSAPVLLFVTGVIAALGKSNLKIPESLSITLNLYLLLAIGLKGGMGLASVSMDELAFPLAVTLVLGLVLPLVAFGLGAFLKFTFPERIAMAATFGSVSLVTYVAATAQLERLGISYEPFMTTLVVVLEIPGLVVALLLYNQSRVLGITAAPTQSLTVIRDSLLSKSILLLLAGLIVGLVTPDTSALTPFFVDLFPGVLLLFLLSLGVKVGHQLKTLPSYGMKFLVAGMTFPLVGAAIGFLAAGMAGLSDGGTILLMTLAASGSYIAAPAMLQASVPEAEPSFYLTLALAVTFPFNLLIGIPLFISIVT
- a CDS encoding homing endonuclease associated repeat-containing protein, whose protein sequence is MKKWTRPQIVQALQLAAQEHAELDSKRYSVWSQTKNVPSLSTVIHQFGSWREALAAAQIQMSFHYYSDEDILRALNQAAEELPLFTSQTYREWSKVTRSPSLTLISSRFGSWSNALREAKLQTTAAKNNEERIIQALIEASEELERLTSQHYAIWAQERGYPTVATIARKYGSWSYALFVLDIAPPKRKWDEEDVIEALRVAKHELSHFSILHYRKWAEGRNVPSTSTINALFGSWTAALKCMEEQTITQ
- a CDS encoding polysaccharide deacetylase family protein, with the protein product MNGAFVISLDFELNWGTFDGTTIEAYGDNLLGVRQVVPSLLDLFAAHQIHATWATVGFLFYETKAELLKDLPTIQPAYRHPEYSSYNWMQHVGADEAVDPYHFGKSLVDQIAATPGQTIGTHTYCHLSCLEEGVTIEAFKADLEAAKRVAARRDLSIQSIVYPRNQSSPAHFQAAQEVGIDVYRGNETHYIYRADARRDEGLGRRALRLLDAYVNLTGHHTVSWAAIRQSSPYNVPSSRFLRPYVPALRFLDRLKVRRIKRSMTHAAKRGEVFHLWWHPHNFGKHVSENMALLGEIIAHYETLHQTYQFESLSMEEVADRCRPAVVSTQERHG
- a CDS encoding NAD-dependent epimerase/dehydratase family protein; its protein translation is MVDQTVLIVGVASFQGFHIARRLLQEGFDVVGIDDEGRHKTRIAKQRLYVLTHPQFHLIRSTLANKTVMRSVLNRHEPRHIILCSTRRHNGSEEPLERYELMKRYIAIQTKRVPVESFITFDLPVKQEDGERPVIHLFTEDVFGPWDDASTLVSKAIVAVDRGVRLSGYYATDIINVSYIDDVVESVVRLLRLIQTGMSPVGYFQIPASDYVNVQTLLSDIGHILNKSAKTSLPMRESVLRQSAVPTLDTLIGFSPSTSLFEGLEQVVDWYISYKTMMKEGIK